One stretch of Cottoperca gobio chromosome 18, fCotGob3.1, whole genome shotgun sequence DNA includes these proteins:
- the LOC115023671 gene encoding LOW QUALITY PROTEIN: carboxypeptidase Z-like (The sequence of the model RefSeq protein was modified relative to this genomic sequence to represent the inferred CDS: deleted 1 base in 1 codon): MSIMLLILLQLSVLVSCAPRQCDPGFRGLCKPTVEEKPKCTDVLLSYCDDMSYTQTMFPNILGHKSREDAEAGAEYLLMSVVESLLGGECNPEIRMLGCSVLAPRCEKEKVLKPCRTTCDTVRKRCSHAFEGIEMAWPYFLDCDRFFVSDQEGCYDPLEGLTAEQDVEDVDGMAILPPEAPATTMQFIYHTNAQMISILKKTEEQCSDIARTYSIGRSMEGRELLVIEFSNNPGEHELLEPEIKYIGNMHGNEVLGRQLLIYLAQYMCSEYLLGNERIQSLINTTRIHILPSMNPDGYELAVSGLQDNNYGDDEEEAPRYDSLNVGRNNAQNVDLNRNFPDLTSVVYGRRRQKRYRTDHIPIPDYYWFGKVAPETYAVMKWIRSIPFVLSANFHGGDLLVSYPYDLSKHPLERNMLSPTPDAKVFKLLARTYANAHETMSNENAQCGSSRGISQKGTINGAQWSSFAGGMQDFNYLHTNCFEVTVELGCDQFPAEEDLYISWHENHEALITFLETAHRGIKGVVKDEEGNAVKGARISVIGIRHDVTTAENGDYWRLLTPGVHIVIASAPGFSRATKKVHLPLHMHTAGRVDFLLQKAALELDTQEQDEALLSMGTYDQFDPYNQYKRYTLMPDVSSNREERAEKPWWWSYFSLSGGPAPTWLLKHN, translated from the exons ATGAGCATCATGCTGCTGATCCTGCTGCAGTTGTCGGTCCTTGTGTCGTGTGCACCTCGACAGTGTGACCCAGGATTTCGAG GACTGTGCAAGCCAACAGTGGAAGAAAAAC CCAAATGCACGGATGTGTTACTGTCCTACTGCGACGACATGTCCTACACTCAGACCATGTTCCCAAACATCCTCGGCCACAAGAGTCGCGAAGACGCCGAGGCCGGCGCCGAGTACCTCCTCATGAGCGTGGTCGAATCTCTGCTCGGGGGAGAGTGCAACCCTGAAATCCGCATGCTGGGCTGCTCTGTGTTGGCCCCGCGCTGTGAGAAGGAGAAGGTACTGAAGCCCTGTCGCACCACCTGCGATACGGTGCGTAAAAGATGCAGCCACGCTTTCGAGGGGATAGAGATGGCCTGGCCCTACTTTCTGGACTGCGATCGCTTCTTTGTCAGCGACCAAGAGGGATGTTACGACCCGCTGGAGGGCCTCACAG CAGAGCAGGATGTCGAGGATGTCGACGGCATGGCGATTCTTCCTCCTGAGGCGCCGGCCACCACCATGCAGTTCATCTATCACACCAACGCTCAGATGATCAGTATCTTGAAGAAGACCGAGGAACAATGCTCAGATATAGCGAGAACCTACAGCATCGGCCGCAGCATGGAGGGCAGGGAGCTGCTCGTGATCGAGTTCTCAAACAACCCCGGTGAACATGAGCTGC TCGAGCCGGAGATAAAGTACATCGGCAACATGCACGGAAATGAGGTCCTGGGCCGCCAGCTGCTGATCTACTTGGCTCAGTACATGTGCTCAGAGTATTTGCTGGGGAACGAGCGCATCCAGAGCCTCATCAACACCACCCGCATCCACATCCTGCCCTCCATGAACCCTGACGGATACGAGCTGGCTGTCTCTGGACTCCAGGACAATAACTACggggatgatgaggaggag GCTCCCAGATACGATTCTTTGAACGTCGGCCGGAACAATGCTCAGAACGTCGACCTGAACAGG AACTTCCCAGATTTGACATCCGTTGTTTACGGCCGACGCAGACAGAAGCGCTACCGCACCGACCACATCCCAATCCCAGACTATTACTGGTTTGGTAAG GTTGCACCAGAGACTTACGCTGTCATGAAATGGATCCGCTCCATCCCGTTTGTGCTGTCTGCTAACTTCCATGGTGGGGACCTGCTGGTGTCCTACCCCTACGATCTGTCCAAACACCCGCTGGAACGCAACATGCTCTCCCCAACACCCGACGCCAAG GTGTTCAAGCTTCTTGCGAGAACATATGCAAACGCCCATGAGACGATGTCCAATGAAAATGCCCAGTGTGGATCGTCTCGTGGTATCAGTCAAAAAGGAACCATCAATGGAGCGCAGTGGTCCAGCTTTGCAGGTG GCATGCAAGACTTCAACTACCTTCACACCAACTGCTTTGAGGTGACCGTGGAGCTGGGCTGTGATCAATTCCCGGCTGAAGAGGATTTGTATATCAGCTGGCACGAAAACCACGAGGCTTTAATCACATTTTTGGAAACA GCCCATCGAGGTATCAAAGGCGTCGTCAAAGACGAGGAGGGAAATGCAGTCAAAGGTGCTCGAATATCAGTCATAGGAATACGCCACGACGTTACCACAG CTGAAAACGGAGACTACTGGCGCCTCCTCACCCCTGGCGTCCACATCGTGATCGCCTCGGCCCCGGGCTTCTCCAGAGCCACGAAGAAAGTCCACCTGCCTCTTCACATGCACACGGCAGGCCGGGTGGACTTTCTGTTGCAGAAAGCTGCACTAGAGCTTGACACGCAAGAGCAGGACGAAGCCCTTCTGTCTATGGGCACCTATGACCAATTTGACCCTTATAATCAGTACAAGCGCTACACCCTGATGCCTGACGTGAGCAGCAACCgcgaggagagagcagagaagccCTGGTGGTGGAGCTACTTTTCCTTATCAGGAGGCCCCGCACCAACCTGGCTGCTCAAACACAATTAG
- the LOC115023405 gene encoding G-protein coupled receptor 26-like, with translation MDFAEIIFALYIVVVAVVSLLSNLLVLLCFVHSSEIRRQVPGVFTMNLSFCNILITVLNMPATLVGIIRDQQPFGDCICHAVSFLETFLTANTMLSMAALSIDRWIAVVFPLSYSTKMRYKDALIMVCYSWLHSFTFSLTALLFSWVDYNAVYASCTLQPSEERGDRIKFTIFTVVFHATSFMLSLFILCFTYLKVLKVARFHCKRIDIITMQTLFLLVDIHPSVKQRCLAEQKRRKQRATKKISIFIGSFIICFAPYVITRLAELLPFVDINRHWGIISKCLTYSKAASDPFAYSLLRQQYKKVLVTVVNRLLRRDLYPSSGHNSSLDTENDYCLQRIS, from the exons ATGGACTTTGCTGAAATTATTTTCGCTTTGTACATCGTCGTGGTCGCGGTCGTCTCGTTGTTGTCAAACTTGTTGGTGCTGCTATGTTTCGTCCACAGCAGCGAGATACGCCGACAGGTGCCCGGCGTCTTCACCATGAACCTGTCCTTCTGCAACATCCTCATCACAGTTCTGAACATGCCGGCCACTTTGGTGGGGATTATCAGGGACCAGCAGCCTTTTGGGGATTGCATTTGCCACGCGGTGAGCTTTCTGGAGACCTTTCTGACCGCGAACACCATGTTGAGCATGGCAGCTCTCAGCATAGACCGGTGGATAGCGGTGGTGTTCCCGCTCAGCTACTCCACTAAAATGCGCTACAAGGACGCGCTGATCATGGTGTGCTACTCCTGGCTCCACTCCTTCACCTTCTCCCTCACCGCGCTGCTCTTCTCCTGGGTCGACTACAACGCAGTGTACGCGTCCTGCACCTTGCAGCCGAGCGAGGAACGCGGCGACAGGATTAAGTTTACAATCTTCACTGTCGTTTTCCACGCCACCAGCTTCATGCTCTCCCTGTTCATATTGTGTTTCACCTACTTGAAGGTGTTGAAAGTCGCCAGGTTTCATTGCAAAAGGATTGACATTATCACCATGCAGACTCTTTTCCTACTGGTCGACATTCACCCAAG CGTCAAACAAAGATGTTTAGCGGAGCAAAAGAGGAGAAAGCAGAGAGCCACGAAGAAGATCAGCATCTTCATCGGCTCATTCATCATCTGCTTTGCTCCCTATGTAATTACAAG GTTGGCCGAGCTTCTACCTTTCGTGGACATCAACCGCCACTGGGGAATCATCAGTAAGTGCCTGACATACAGCAAGGCTGCGTCAGACCCCTTTGCCTACTCCCTCCTACGTCAGCAGTACAAGAAAGTCCTGGTTACTGTCGTCAACAGGCTGCTCCGCCGTGACCTGTACCCTTCCTCTGGCCACAACAGCTCTTTAGACACAGAGAACGACTACTGTCTCCAGAGGATCAGCTAA